One stretch of Micromonospora echinospora DNA includes these proteins:
- a CDS encoding helix-turn-helix domain-containing protein, whose translation MESRFLLLSDVAAELNVSDSQVYHMVRSGELPAIKIGGRGQWRVERSRLEEYIERKYAETAEWVRGNPLGERDEE comes from the coding sequence GTGGAGTCGAGGTTCCTGCTGCTGTCCGACGTCGCCGCCGAGCTGAACGTCTCGGACTCGCAGGTCTACCACATGGTCCGAAGCGGCGAGCTGCCGGCGATCAAGATCGGCGGCCGGGGGCAGTGGCGGGTCGAGCGCTCCCGGCTGGAGGAATACATCGAGCGGAAGTACGCCGAGACGGCGGAGTGGGTACGCGGGAACCCGCTCGGCGAGCGCGACGAGGAGTGA
- a CDS encoding DUF6912 family protein: MTDELVRVYLPATVPMLARLREEGLTVEAAHAVTPELREWYAEGDEEELEYVAFTRAAQDALFLLRSDSAAPRRRVVVSADLPARAVGRVGGELGSSVVRPAGPVPVKSVAALHVDGAEAVEDVAAAVEVVAEAQAGDPDAQFTVDGAEDHELEWYDVTELDLLLREAG; the protein is encoded by the coding sequence GTGACCGACGAGCTTGTCCGGGTGTACCTGCCGGCGACCGTACCCATGCTCGCCCGGCTGCGCGAGGAGGGGCTGACCGTCGAGGCGGCGCACGCGGTCACCCCGGAACTGCGCGAGTGGTACGCCGAGGGCGACGAGGAGGAACTGGAGTACGTGGCCTTCACCCGGGCCGCCCAGGACGCGCTGTTCCTGCTCCGGAGCGACTCCGCCGCGCCCCGGCGACGGGTTGTCGTATCGGCCGACCTGCCCGCCCGGGCGGTCGGACGGGTCGGCGGCGAGCTGGGGTCGAGCGTGGTCCGGCCGGCCGGGCCCGTACCGGTGAAGTCGGTCGCCGCGCTGCACGTGGACGGCGCGGAGGCGGTCGAGGACGTGGCAGCTGCCGTCGAGGTGGTGGCCGAGGCCCAGGCCGGCGACCCCGACGCCCAGTTCACCGTCGACGGCGCCGAGGACCACGAGCTGGAGTGGTACGACGTGACCGAGCTGGACCTGCTGCTGCGCGAGGCCGGCTGA
- the pruA gene encoding L-glutamate gamma-semialdehyde dehydrogenase, with translation MDAVFSVPEPINEPVHNYEPGSADRERLQRRLAELAAERIELPMTIAGERRMAGGASIDVVQPHKHAHVLGVTGHATHDDARAAVRAAKDAAPMWRALPFEERAAIFLRAADLLAGPWRDTLNAATMLGQSKTVVQAEIDAACELIDFLRFNVHFARRLLAEQPLSSPGVWNRLDHRPLEGFVYAITPFNFTAIAGNLPSAPAMLGNTVVWKPSPTQQFAAHFTMRLFEAAGLPPGVINMVTGRGEEVSEVVLADPDLAGIHFTGSTKVFQHLWKTVGDNIARYRGYPRLVGETGGKDFVVAHSSADVDALHTALIRGAYEYQGQKCSAASRAYVPRSIWEGGLRDRLAATAESLTYGDVTDFSNFGGAVIDDKAFGRHTAALDLIKGDGSCRILAGGTADDSVGYFVRPTLFECSDAAHETFTTEYFGPILGVHVFDDARFDDVVGQAESIAPYALTGSIFATDRRVVDQVAEKMRYAAGNFYINDKPTGAVVGQQPFGGARASGTNDKAGSWHNLVRWMSPRTIKETFVPPTDHAYPHMG, from the coding sequence ATGGACGCCGTGTTCTCCGTACCCGAGCCGATCAACGAGCCGGTTCACAACTATGAGCCCGGCAGCGCCGACCGGGAGCGGCTCCAGCGGCGGCTGGCCGAGCTGGCCGCCGAGCGGATCGAGCTGCCGATGACGATCGCCGGTGAGCGGCGGATGGCCGGCGGCGCGTCGATCGACGTGGTGCAGCCGCACAAGCACGCGCACGTCCTCGGCGTCACCGGGCACGCCACCCACGACGACGCCCGGGCCGCGGTCCGGGCCGCCAAGGACGCCGCTCCGATGTGGCGGGCGCTGCCGTTCGAGGAGCGGGCCGCGATCTTCCTGCGCGCCGCCGACCTGCTCGCCGGCCCCTGGCGGGACACGCTCAACGCGGCCACCATGCTCGGCCAGTCCAAGACCGTCGTCCAGGCCGAGATCGACGCGGCCTGCGAGCTGATCGACTTCCTCCGGTTCAACGTGCACTTCGCCCGGCGGCTCCTGGCCGAGCAGCCGCTGTCCTCGCCCGGGGTCTGGAACCGTCTCGACCACCGGCCGCTGGAGGGCTTCGTCTACGCGATCACCCCGTTCAACTTCACCGCGATCGCCGGTAACCTGCCGTCCGCGCCGGCCATGCTCGGCAACACAGTGGTCTGGAAGCCGTCCCCGACCCAGCAGTTCGCGGCGCACTTCACCATGCGCCTGTTCGAGGCCGCCGGCCTGCCGCCCGGCGTGATCAACATGGTCACCGGGCGCGGCGAGGAGGTCTCCGAGGTGGTGCTCGCCGACCCGGACCTGGCCGGCATCCACTTCACCGGCTCGACGAAGGTGTTCCAGCACCTGTGGAAGACGGTCGGCGACAACATCGCCCGCTACCGCGGTTACCCCCGCCTGGTCGGCGAGACCGGCGGCAAGGACTTCGTGGTCGCGCATTCCAGCGCCGACGTGGACGCGCTGCACACCGCGCTGATCCGGGGCGCCTACGAGTACCAGGGGCAGAAGTGCTCGGCCGCCTCGCGGGCGTACGTCCCGCGGTCGATCTGGGAGGGTGGGCTGCGCGACCGGCTCGCCGCCACCGCTGAGTCGCTGACCTACGGCGACGTCACCGACTTCAGCAACTTCGGCGGCGCGGTGATCGACGACAAGGCGTTCGGCCGGCACACCGCCGCGCTCGACCTGATCAAGGGCGACGGCTCCTGCCGGATCCTGGCCGGCGGCACCGCCGACGACTCGGTCGGCTACTTCGTCCGGCCGACGCTGTTCGAGTGCTCCGACGCCGCGCACGAGACGTTCACCACCGAGTACTTCGGCCCGATTCTCGGCGTGCACGTCTTCGACGACGCCCGCTTCGACGACGTGGTCGGCCAGGCCGAGTCGATCGCGCCGTACGCGCTGACCGGGTCGATCTTCGCGACCGACCGCCGGGTGGTCGACCAGGTGGCGGAGAAGATGCGGTACGCGGCCGGCAACTTCTACATCAACGACAAGCCGACCGGCGCGGTGGTCGGGCAGCAGCCGTTCGGCGGCGCCCGGGCCAGCGGCACCAACGACAAGGCGGGTTCCTGGCACAACCTGGTCCGCTGGATGTCGCCCCGGACGATCAAGGAGACGTTCGTTCCGCCGACCGATCACGCCTACCCGCACATGGGCTGA
- a CDS encoding PadR family transcriptional regulator, whose amino-acid sequence MADSGVNPTAAALLGLLHDGPMTGGQLMAAAERRLAPYWSMTRSQVYRELPVLAEKGLVRLGKPGPRMSQPYALTAAGKRTFSRWLAENPGKDTIRNPIALRIAFGGLHSSSQLKNLYASANEYHTEALAAVREQVKNAKKEGDSYDASALEFAVAYHKAALSWLKTAPVG is encoded by the coding sequence ATGGCGGATTCCGGAGTCAACCCGACGGCAGCAGCTTTGCTCGGCCTGCTGCACGACGGCCCGATGACTGGCGGCCAGTTGATGGCCGCGGCCGAGCGCCGGCTGGCGCCGTACTGGTCGATGACCCGCAGTCAGGTCTACCGCGAGCTACCGGTCCTGGCCGAGAAGGGTCTGGTGCGTCTCGGCAAGCCCGGGCCGCGCATGAGCCAGCCGTACGCGCTGACAGCGGCCGGTAAACGGACATTCTCCCGCTGGCTGGCGGAGAATCCCGGCAAGGACACCATCCGTAACCCGATAGCGCTACGGATCGCGTTCGGCGGCCTGCACTCGTCGAGCCAGCTCAAGAACCTGTACGCCTCGGCGAACGAGTACCACACCGAGGCCCTGGCGGCGGTGCGGGAGCAGGTCAAGAACGCCAAGAAGGAAGGCGACAGCTACGACGCCAGCGCGTTGGAGTTCGCCGTCGCCTACCACAAGGCGGCCCTGTCCTGGCTCAAGACCGCGCCGGTCGGCTGA